The Salegentibacter mishustinae genome includes a window with the following:
- a CDS encoding heavy metal translocating P-type ATPase has translation MKHNYQISGMTCMGCRAHVENSLKNVEGVTNAKVDLEKASAEIEMEKHIELEKFQAALEDSNYEIYLADEVPQTYSVSGMTCKGCSAHVEATLNKVEGVKRVKVDLEKAEAKVFSEENIPLEKLQQALQDDGGHYQIHKPGEEVKPKKKKPKGEGTGVFYCPMHCEGDKTYDKPGDCPVCGMDLVEEASLKPQATTYTCPMHPEVDQDGPGSCPKCGMDLVPKEPEESSESKSYKKLLKKFKIAVAFTLPIFIIAMSEMISGNPLYEILDQKYWNWIQFGLSLPVVFYATWMFFERAWRSVKTWNLNMFTLIGIGAGVAWIFSVFGLIFPDFFPPQFKTESGTVHVYFEAATVILTLVLLGQVLEARAHSKTNSAIKELLKLAPNKAIKVVDGEEKEVSIEEIHKGDILRVKPGDKIPVDGIIENGNSSIDESMITGEPIPVDKVEGDKVSSGTINGNRSFTMKAEKVGDETLLSQIIKMVNDASRSQAPIQKLADRISAYFVPIVVGISVLTFVIWAIFGPEPQYVYALVNAIAVLIIACPCALGLATPMSVMVGVGKGAQNGVLIKNARALEEMDDIDTLIIDKTGTITEGKPKVEKVETVSSEENKEEIIKLIAAVNSQSEHPLAKATVDFAKNQQLEFSKTSDFNSVTGKGVTGMVEDQKIAIGNEKLMHAENVEIPSEINKKVTAEQEKGKTVSYISRNGKIIGYFTITDPIKKTSREALKSLMDDGVEVYMFTGDNVKTARSVAEELGLTGFKAGMLPEDKQSEVKKLQQEGKKVAMAGDGINDAPALAQANIGIAMGTGTDVAIESAEITLVKGDLKAVRKAKTLSKKVMRNIKQNLFFALIYNTLGVPVAAGVLYPVFGLLLSPMIAALAMSFSSVSVIANALRLRNTKLD, from the coding sequence ATGAAACATAACTATCAAATTTCCGGGATGACCTGCATGGGGTGCAGAGCCCACGTTGAAAATTCCTTAAAGAACGTGGAAGGTGTTACTAATGCTAAAGTAGATCTCGAAAAAGCCAGTGCTGAGATCGAGATGGAAAAGCATATTGAACTTGAAAAGTTTCAGGCTGCCCTTGAAGATAGCAATTACGAAATTTATTTAGCAGATGAGGTTCCACAAACCTACTCTGTAAGTGGGATGACCTGCAAAGGCTGTAGCGCCCATGTGGAAGCCACATTAAATAAAGTTGAAGGAGTAAAAAGAGTTAAAGTAGATCTGGAAAAGGCTGAAGCCAAGGTTTTTTCTGAAGAGAATATTCCACTAGAAAAACTGCAGCAAGCATTACAGGATGATGGCGGGCATTATCAAATTCACAAACCCGGAGAAGAAGTAAAACCAAAAAAGAAAAAACCTAAAGGTGAAGGCACGGGCGTTTTCTATTGTCCAATGCATTGCGAAGGCGATAAAACTTACGATAAGCCCGGAGACTGTCCTGTTTGCGGGATGGATTTGGTAGAAGAAGCCAGCCTAAAACCTCAAGCTACTACTTATACCTGCCCAATGCATCCCGAAGTGGACCAGGACGGTCCCGGTTCCTGCCCCAAATGTGGAATGGACCTGGTGCCGAAAGAACCCGAAGAATCTTCAGAAAGTAAATCCTATAAAAAACTGCTTAAGAAATTTAAAATAGCCGTAGCCTTTACGCTGCCTATTTTTATCATCGCGATGTCTGAAATGATTTCGGGCAATCCACTTTATGAAATTTTAGATCAAAAATATTGGAACTGGATTCAGTTTGGTCTTTCCCTGCCAGTTGTTTTTTATGCTACCTGGATGTTCTTTGAACGTGCGTGGCGTTCTGTAAAAACCTGGAACCTAAATATGTTTACGCTAATAGGAATTGGTGCAGGAGTGGCCTGGATCTTTAGTGTTTTCGGATTGATATTTCCAGATTTTTTTCCGCCGCAATTTAAAACTGAAAGCGGAACGGTACATGTTTATTTTGAAGCCGCCACGGTTATTCTAACGCTTGTTTTACTTGGGCAGGTGCTGGAAGCCCGCGCACATAGCAAAACAAATTCTGCAATAAAAGAATTGCTGAAACTAGCTCCAAACAAAGCGATTAAAGTAGTTGATGGCGAAGAAAAAGAAGTTTCTATAGAAGAAATTCATAAAGGAGATATTCTAAGAGTAAAACCAGGCGATAAAATTCCGGTAGATGGAATTATTGAAAATGGGAATTCCAGTATAGACGAGTCTATGATAACGGGAGAGCCTATTCCGGTAGATAAAGTAGAGGGAGATAAGGTGAGTTCGGGAACCATTAATGGAAACCGAAGTTTTACCATGAAAGCCGAAAAAGTGGGAGATGAAACCTTGCTTTCTCAAATCATTAAGATGGTAAATGACGCCAGTAGGTCCCAGGCACCAATCCAAAAACTGGCCGATAGGATTTCGGCTTATTTTGTGCCTATCGTGGTTGGTATTTCAGTCCTTACGTTTGTGATTTGGGCTATTTTTGGGCCCGAGCCTCAATATGTGTATGCGCTGGTAAATGCCATTGCGGTATTGATTATTGCCTGCCCGTGTGCACTTGGCCTGGCCACCCCAATGTCGGTAATGGTAGGAGTAGGAAAAGGAGCCCAAAACGGAGTTCTGATTAAAAATGCCCGTGCCCTGGAGGAAATGGATGATATCGATACCTTAATTATTGATAAAACCGGAACCATTACCGAGGGTAAACCCAAAGTGGAAAAAGTAGAAACAGTTTCTTCTGAAGAAAATAAAGAGGAAATTATAAAACTTATCGCTGCAGTAAATTCCCAGAGTGAACACCCTCTGGCTAAGGCCACTGTAGATTTTGCAAAGAATCAGCAACTTGAATTTTCAAAAACTTCAGATTTTAATTCCGTTACCGGAAAAGGGGTGACCGGAATGGTGGAAGATCAAAAAATAGCTATTGGCAATGAGAAGCTAATGCATGCTGAAAATGTTGAGATTCCTTCAGAAATAAATAAGAAAGTAACCGCAGAGCAGGAAAAAGGCAAAACCGTTTCCTATATATCACGGAATGGTAAAATAATAGGTTATTTCACAATTACAGATCCTATTAAGAAAACCAGTAGAGAAGCCTTGAAATCCCTTATGGATGATGGGGTTGAGGTTTATATGTTTACCGGCGATAATGTGAAAACCGCAAGATCTGTGGCTGAAGAACTGGGCTTAACCGGCTTCAAAGCAGGAATGCTTCCTGAAGATAAACAGAGTGAAGTGAAAAAACTTCAGCAAGAAGGGAAAAAAGTAGCGATGGCTGGTGATGGAATTAACGATGCTCCTGCTCTGGCCCAGGCTAATATTGGAATTGCTATGGGAACGGGTACCGACGTGGCTATAGAAAGTGCCGAGATTACACTGGTAAAAGGCGATCTAAAGGCGGTTAGAAAGGCAAAAACTTTGAGTAAAAAAGTGATGCGTAATATTAAGCAGAATTTGTTCTTTGCTTTGATCTACAATACACTTGGAGTACCTGTTGCCGCCGGAGTCTTATACCCCGTTTTTGGACTTTTACTTTCACCAATGATCGCAGCTTTAGCTATGAGTTTTAGTTCGGTTTCTGTGATTGCGAATGCACTGAGATTAAGAAATACAAAATTGGATTAA
- a CDS encoding permease, protein MQDFLSKWGEAAYTSAGFFWMALWAFILGYIISSGIQIFVTEKRMQRTMGKDESKSLLLGTFFGFISSSCSFSALASTKSLFKKGASFASSIAFLLASTNLVIELGILIAIFLGWQFVVGEYVGGILLILISWALIRIINPKEMIKKARKRLDEKDDDDEDSEKSWKKKMKSETSWAKVSKQYAMEWKMVWKDVTLGFTIAGIVAAFVPDSFFQTLFINTGGGNTDFGFFTILEHIIVGPIAAFLTFIGSMGNIPLAALLFGKGVSFAGVMAFIFSDLVVFPVLRINAKYYGWKMSLFILFLLFTALIGTSLLLHYGFNLFNLLPDPNSVKITNTDHFKIDYTFWLNMAFLAISGVLIYLGFYKRKDVMHMKEMAPKSQLLETSLKYIAFVCYLWLAGGLVAKFFL, encoded by the coding sequence ATGCAAGATTTTTTAAGCAAATGGGGAGAAGCAGCTTACACCAGCGCCGGGTTTTTCTGGATGGCTCTGTGGGCTTTTATCTTAGGATATATTATAAGTAGTGGGATACAAATATTTGTAACTGAAAAGCGGATGCAGCGCACTATGGGTAAAGACGAATCTAAGAGCCTTTTATTAGGAACTTTCTTCGGATTTATAAGTAGTTCCTGTAGTTTTTCAGCCCTGGCTTCTACCAAAAGTTTGTTTAAAAAGGGCGCCAGTTTTGCCTCATCAATCGCTTTTTTACTTGCGTCAACTAATCTCGTTATAGAGTTAGGAATTTTAATTGCCATCTTCTTAGGTTGGCAATTTGTAGTGGGAGAATATGTAGGAGGAATATTGCTAATCCTCATCAGTTGGGCGCTTATTAGAATAATTAACCCTAAAGAAATGATCAAAAAGGCCAGAAAGCGCCTTGATGAAAAAGATGATGACGATGAGGATTCCGAAAAATCCTGGAAGAAAAAAATGAAGTCGGAAACCAGTTGGGCTAAAGTATCTAAACAATATGCGATGGAGTGGAAAATGGTTTGGAAAGATGTGACTTTAGGTTTTACTATTGCCGGGATTGTAGCCGCTTTTGTTCCAGATTCCTTTTTTCAAACCTTATTTATAAATACAGGAGGTGGAAATACAGATTTCGGCTTTTTTACGATTCTTGAGCATATAATAGTAGGCCCAATTGCTGCATTTTTAACCTTTATTGGTTCTATGGGTAATATTCCTTTGGCCGCACTTCTATTTGGAAAAGGAGTGAGCTTTGCGGGGGTTATGGCCTTTATTTTTAGTGATCTGGTGGTTTTTCCCGTGTTAAGGATCAACGCAAAATATTATGGCTGGAAAATGTCTTTATTTATACTTTTCCTTCTCTTTACCGCTCTTATTGGTACATCTTTACTGTTGCATTACGGTTTTAACCTGTTCAATTTATTACCAGACCCAAATTCAGTAAAAATCACTAATACCGATCATTTTAAAATAGATTATACTTTTTGGCTGAATATGGCTTTCCTGGCAATTTCTGGAGTACTAATTTACCTTGGTTTTTATAAGCGGAAAGATGTGATGCATATGAAAGAAATGGCACCTAAAAGCCAGTTGTTGGAAACAAGCTTAAAATATATAGCTTTCGTTTGTTACCTGTGGCTTGCCGGAGGTTTAGTGGCGAAGTTTTTTCTGTAA
- a CDS encoding zinc-dependent metalloprotease yields the protein MTKGFTHKLFLVALSVSVSSCAVFQPEKSSADASKKEASKKNGDLEPYTKVITKDAKSDEGLFTVHRVDDKYFYEIPDSLFNREMLTVTRIAKTATGIGFGGGKQNTQVHRWQKKDGHVLLRVVSHEIYAADSLPVHEAVVNSNFEPVLQRFPVKTVGKDSVNKTTVIEVTDLYTKDVKALGLREGSRKQYKVSRLDDSRSYIDTIRSYPENIEVRHVKTYSAGDPPSNESTGSISLEFSNSMILLPKEPMKRRYFDQRVGWFARGQTDYGLDAQKSKEVKYLDRWRLEVKEEDREKFKNGELVEPKEPIIYYVDRATPKQWVPYIKQGIEDWQVAFEEAGFKNAIIAKDPPSKEEDPDWSPEDARYSVVRYLASPIPNANGPHVSDPRSGEILESDINWYHNVMTLLRNWFFVQTAAINEDARSVEFEDEVMGRLIRFVSSHEVGHTLGLPHNMGSSVAYAVEDLRDPEFTAEYGTAPSIMDYARFNYIAQPEDGDVALMPDIGPYDKYAIEWGYRPILDKTAEEEKEILDEWILEKAGDPLYRFGSQQSGGVIDPSSQTEDLGDDAVLASEYGIKNLKRIMPKLIEWTAEDGKNYEDLDDMYGQVLSQFNRYMGHVTANIGGVYEHYKTYDQEGAVYTHVSKEKQKEAMDFLQEQLFETPEWMIDQEIFNKIQFDGQVERIRNMQERTLNNLLDFGRMARLMENEEVNGDEAYGLIDMMSDVRTGIWSEVYSGQNIDRYRRNLQRAYIERMEHLMTEEQSEIPSRYRSWITRSDIDVAQSDIRPVVRGELKTLQNQIRRASNRGDRLTRYHLQDALERIDLILNPIK from the coding sequence ATGACCAAAGGATTTACTCATAAGCTATTCTTAGTAGCCTTATCGGTTTCGGTTTCCAGTTGCGCGGTTTTTCAGCCTGAAAAATCTTCGGCTGATGCCTCCAAAAAAGAAGCCTCAAAAAAGAATGGTGACCTGGAACCTTACACCAAAGTAATTACTAAAGATGCTAAAAGCGACGAAGGTTTATTCACTGTTCACCGCGTAGACGATAAATATTTTTACGAGATCCCAGATAGCCTGTTTAACCGTGAAATGCTTACCGTAACAAGAATTGCAAAAACCGCCACTGGAATTGGTTTTGGAGGTGGAAAACAAAATACACAGGTACATCGCTGGCAGAAAAAAGACGGTCACGTTCTTTTAAGAGTGGTTTCCCATGAAATATATGCTGCTGATTCTCTACCTGTTCACGAAGCAGTAGTTAATTCTAATTTTGAACCCGTTTTACAACGTTTTCCGGTTAAAACTGTAGGAAAAGATTCAGTTAACAAAACAACCGTAATCGAAGTAACAGATCTTTATACAAAAGATGTAAAGGCACTGGGACTAAGAGAAGGTTCAAGAAAACAATATAAAGTTTCGCGTTTAGACGATAGCCGTTCTTACATAGATACTATCCGCAGCTACCCTGAAAATATTGAGGTTAGACACGTAAAAACTTATAGTGCAGGAGACCCGCCTTCTAATGAGAGCACCGGTTCAATTTCTTTAGAGTTTAGTAATTCTATGATCCTGCTTCCAAAAGAACCAATGAAGCGCCGTTATTTCGATCAGCGTGTAGGCTGGTTTGCCCGCGGACAAACAGATTATGGGCTTGATGCTCAAAAAAGTAAAGAAGTAAAATATCTTGACCGTTGGAGACTTGAGGTTAAAGAAGAAGACAGAGAGAAGTTTAAAAATGGCGAATTGGTTGAACCAAAAGAACCAATTATCTATTATGTAGACCGCGCCACTCCTAAACAATGGGTTCCTTATATTAAACAGGGAATTGAAGATTGGCAGGTTGCTTTTGAAGAAGCCGGATTTAAAAATGCGATTATCGCTAAAGATCCACCAAGTAAAGAAGAAGATCCAGATTGGAGTCCTGAAGATGCTCGCTATTCTGTAGTGCGTTACCTGGCTTCTCCAATTCCAAACGCAAACGGGCCACACGTAAGTGATCCGCGTTCTGGAGAGATCTTAGAATCAGATATCAACTGGTATCACAATGTAATGACCTTGCTTAGAAACTGGTTCTTTGTACAAACTGCGGCAATTAACGAAGACGCTCGTAGTGTTGAGTTTGAAGACGAAGTAATGGGACGTTTAATTCGTTTTGTTTCTTCTCACGAGGTTGGGCACACTTTAGGTCTTCCTCATAATATGGGAAGTAGTGTTGCTTACGCAGTTGAAGATCTACGTGATCCTGAATTCACTGCTGAATACGGTACCGCACCTTCTATTATGGACTATGCGCGTTTTAATTATATCGCACAGCCTGAAGATGGAGATGTTGCCTTAATGCCAGATATTGGACCTTACGATAAATACGCTATTGAATGGGGTTATCGTCCAATTCTTGATAAAACTGCTGAAGAAGAAAAAGAAATTCTTGATGAATGGATCCTTGAAAAAGCAGGAGATCCTTTATATCGCTTCGGAAGCCAGCAAAGTGGCGGAGTTATAGACCCGAGTTCTCAAACTGAAGATCTTGGTGACGATGCAGTTTTAGCCAGTGAATACGGTATTAAAAACCTGAAACGCATTATGCCGAAATTGATTGAGTGGACTGCCGAAGATGGTAAAAACTACGAAGATCTAGACGATATGTACGGCCAGGTTTTAAGTCAGTTTAATCGATATATGGGACACGTAACCGCAAATATTGGTGGTGTTTACGAACACTATAAAACTTACGACCAGGAAGGTGCGGTTTACACTCACGTTTCAAAAGAAAAGCAGAAGGAAGCGATGGACTTTTTGCAAGAACAGCTTTTTGAAACTCCCGAATGGATGATAGACCAGGAAATTTTCAATAAGATTCAGTTCGATGGCCAGGTAGAGCGTATTAGAAATATGCAGGAACGCACGCTTAACAACCTACTTGATTTTGGTAGAATGGCTCGTTTAATGGAGAACGAAGAAGTAAACGGTGATGAAGCTTATGGTTTAATTGATATGATGAGCGATGTGAGAACCGGAATTTGGAGTGAAGTTTATTCAGGACAAAATATAGATCGTTATCGCAGAAATCTTCAGCGTGCTTACATAGAGCGTATGGAGCATTTAATGACAGAGGAGCAAAGCGAAATTCCATCTCGTTACAGAAGCTGGATAACCCGAAGTGACATAGATGTCGCACAAAGTGATATTCGCCCTGTGGTAAGAGGAGAGCTTAAAACACTTCAGAATCAAATTAGAAGAGCTTCTAATCGTGGAGATCGTTTAACGAGATACCACCTTCAAGATGCTCTGGAAAGAATAGATTTGATTTTAAACCCCATCAAATAA